One Oligoflexus sp. genomic region harbors:
- a CDS encoding RNA recognition motif domain-containing protein has translation MGKKLYVGNLPFSATDDVLFDTFSQSGTVVSAKVIMDRETGRSKGFGFVEMSTDAEAADAIEKFNGADYDGRKITVNEARPQAPREGRGGGFGGGRGDRGGRGGFGGGGRNRY, from the coding sequence ATGGGCAAGAAACTTTACGTCGGTAATCTTCCGTTCTCCGCCACTGATGACGTGCTTTTTGACACGTTCTCGCAAAGTGGCACTGTGGTCTCTGCCAAAGTGATCATGGACCGTGAAACTGGTCGCTCCAAAGGTTTTGGCTTTGTCGAAATGTCGACAGACGCTGAAGCTGCTGATGCGATCGAAAAGTTCAACGGTGCCGATTACGATGGTCGTAAAATCACTGTGAACGAAGCACGCCCACAGGCTCCTCGTGAAGGTCGCGGCGGTGGATTCGGCGGCGGTCGTGGTGATCGCGGCGGACGCGGCGGCTTCGGCGGCGGCGGTCGCAACCGTTATTAA